GCATGGTAATTGGCTCGATTGTTATAAGCGCTAGCTAAATTGGGATTCAATTGCAGTGCTGTGTTGTAATCACCCAAAGCTTTTGGCATTTCGCCACTCTGAAAATAAATCAATCCCCGGTTGTTATAGTTAACGGAATTTTGGGGACGACGATCAATTAATTGGGTTAGTAAAGCGATCGCCTCAGTATAATTTCCTTGTCGAGCTGAACTCAAAGCGCAAGAGCGTAAGTAGTCGTCCCCTAAAGCAGATCCACCGCTACCGTTATTCTCCTGCTTGTTAGCATAAAAATTGCTATTTGAGACAAAATTATATTGATTATTTTGCTGGTTACCAGAAGCTAAAAATGAATGGCTATTCATATTGTATTGCCTGAGCTACTTGCTCTGTGAAATCAAATTACAGTTTTCGTCGTGATGGTAGTTGCGCCCCTGTGTCAGTTAATAAGGTGTCTATGATTACTTTAATGTCAGTACAAGGCTGAATTTCAGCTACTACATACAAAAAGTTGAATCACCTTACTTAAACAATTAATGCTCAAACCTAATAATTAATACGTCACCCGTAAGTTGAATTCCAGAAATAATAAATATCAATCTTAAAGACTAATCAAGTAGTGAGAGCCACAAATTGGTAGAATGCCAATAAGCCCTTCATTGAGCTGATTACTGAGAAGCCCCAATTCCATAGCTGCTTGCTGTTTGGCGTATGATGAACGGCGGGAAGTGCAGGTGTGTCGCCTAACTAAGTGCTGTAGGCGACAAAAGAGGGTAGCACTGCGTAATTTTTAAGTATTGAGAAAATTTTTTATGACCACAGCAATTTCCTATCAAGATGCGCCTGATTTAGCTGCTGACGATTATATCGTTATAGGTCTATCAACCTGCTTCATCAAAGAAGACGGCGAAGTTTATCAAGTTGAAGTTGTAGAACCAATTCCCTCTGCTGCTTTAGAAGCCTTGTTAAAAGGTATTCCCACCTCCTATCACCTAGCTTGTGCAACCACTCTAGGATCTGTCCTAGACGGTAATACACCTGTGTTACCAGATGGTTTTCCAGATTCGACTCAGTTTGGAGAAGAATTCGCCTTCCGGGCGTTTGCAGCAGCTCGCACCTACAAACGTCGTGAAATTGCCAAGTCCCTAATTCCTCTGGGTACAACTTACACTGATTTTAAATATTCCACTGAGCGTAAGCGGGTACTCAATGCTGCTAGAGTTGTGAATAAAGAAGATAATGTGAAACAGCATTCCCATACTCACAAAGTTCTTTAATTTAAAATAATTATGCTGAAACTTTACGGCGGCGCTCGTAGTCGAGCCTCAATTGTCCAGTGGTATCTGGAAGAACTGGGCGTTAGCTATGAATTTGTGATGTTGGATATGCAGGCGGGCGAACACAAGCAGCCTGAATACCTGAAGATTAACCCAATGGCTAAAGTCCCAGCAATTGTCGATGGTGACTTCCACCTTTGGGAATCAGGGGCAATTTTACTGTATCTTGCCGATAAATACGGCAAAACCCCACTTTCACCAGAAGCGCGGGGTATATTTTCTCAATGGGTCTTATTTGGCAATTCTACCCTGGCTACAGGGATTTTTGTAGAAGCAAATCGAGAGCGAGAAATGCCCCGTTTGTTAACTCCCTTGAATGAGATTTTTGAGCGACAATCTTTTTTACTGGGTGAAGAATTCACTGTTGCTGATGTAGCTGTGGGGTCTATCCTGGCTTACATCCCCATCATGCTCAAATTAGACCTGAGCGACTATCCAGGCGTGTTGAACTATATCAAGCGGATGTCTGAACGTCCAGCGTTTCAAAAAAGCATTGGCGGACAGCCTTAATTAATTGCAGTAGTGGACTGACAAGGCTAATTTTGTGCATAAGCATAAATATTGTGGGGTGGGCTACTAGTCCCCCCAGAACAGGCATCTTGCCTGTTCCACAAGAGAAACATAATGCACTATTTTAAGCTTGTCACCCCAGTAGTGTAGGGTAGATTTTTTCTACCCTATAAATTTTTTACCGGTAATTAGTGAATTGCAAAGCCACAGGAAAATCTTCTTGTTTTACCCGTTGCATCACATCTTGTAAATCATCCTTAGCTTTAGCAGAAACCCGGACAGCATCACCTTGAATTGAGGCTTGGACTTTTTTGAATTCGTCCCGAATCAATTTGGAAATTTGTTTCGCAATTTCCTGACTGATACCTTTTTTGAGGGTGATTTCTTGACGGACACGGTTCCCGCTAGCTGATTCAACTTTGCCAAACTCAAAAATTTTCTGAGAAAGGTTACGCTTGGCGGCTTTTTCGCGGAGGATGGTGTGAACAGAATCTAAGGTAAACTCGCTGTCAGTGCTGACATTAATGCTTTCCTCTTTTAACTCCAGTGTAGTTTGAGTATCTTTGAGGTCGTAGCGACCTTTGATATCTCGCACAACTTGATCGATAGTGTTCACTAATTCTTGTCGGTCAAAGTCGCTTACAATGTCAAAGGAATATGTGGAAGCCATAAACAATTTTAGATTTTAGATTTTGGATTTTGGATTTTAGATTGGAGAACCCCTGGGGGGAAGTCAAAAGTCACAATTCAAAAAAACTTTCTTTCCCAACTCCCCACTCCCCAATTAACTAGCTTGGATAATGCTCAAGGTGATTAGAGTCGCACAGCCAAGAGAGCCAATGGCAAACATTAGCGATCGCAATAGAGGTATATTCAAAATATAAAAAGTGGAAGCCATAAACAATTTTAGATTTTAGATTTTGGATTTTGGATTTTAGATTGGAGAACCCCTGGGGGGAAGTCAAAAGTCAAAAGTCAAAAGTCAAAAGTCAAAAAAACTTTCTTTCCCAACTCCCAACTCCCAACTCCCCACTCCCCAATTAACTAGCTTGGATAATGCTCAAGGTGATTAGAGTCGCACAGCCAAGAGAGCCAATGGCAAACATTAGCGATCGCAATAGAGGTATATTCAAAATATAAAAAATTGAGTATAGCAAACGCGCCACAACAAAGGCGATCGCTGCTACTGTTGCTGTAGAAGAATCAACACCAGTAACATAAGCCATCAATGCTGCGGTGGCAAACAACATAAATGCTTCAAAGGAATTTTGATGCGCCCAGGTGGCTCTTTGAGCATAGGGGGGCAATTTATCAAACTTGGCGCGAGGAGTAGCTAACGCCTCAAAGCCAATCTGCACACGAGCATAAGCTACCAATAAAAACGGCAGATATATCAGAACGGCAGCAGCAGCAATAGAATACAACAAAATAACAGACACAGGCAGTTGCGATAGCATGATTAAACCAATCAATAGTAGTTGTTAGTTAACTGTGATTAATAGGTAACAGGTAATTTGGCGAACCCAACTACCTATTACCAATTCGCAGTTTCCTATATCTATCATTACCTGGACAAGGACTTACTGCACTTTAGTCAAAGTAGAAAAGCGTTACCACTTTTCTTTGTTCTTCTGCATCTCCACAAGTTTGGAGCAGAGTGCGACTGTCGTGAAATGCAAAACAAATCAGTTGCTGACAGCGAGAAACAATCTCCTTATTACAAATATAACTAGCTTCAGCTAAAGACAGATTATCATTACTGGGATTTTCCACCAGATGCATCACCTGCTCTAGTTGTTGCCGTGATTCATGGGGCTGGCGTGACAAACTTTGGGGTAAAATCACCGTCAATAAATTGGGATCTGCCCGCATTGCTCCCTTAATGGCAGCTGAATTTGTACCTGTGGCCCCAGAGGTAATCACCCTATTCCCTGATAGAACCAGGGCATAGGTCATCATTTCAATGAGATTCTGATGCGTAATTGGCACATGGCGAGAACCCAGCAAGGCGATTCGCTTAGAACCCGTTTGCTGAATGGTCGCCAGTTCCTGCGCTAATGTATCGAGGTTGGTAAGGTCTGTTGACTGGCTCAAAGAGGGGATGTAATCAGATTAAACAACCCAGCTATTCTACCAAACAGAGTGTAAGTGAAAAGCCAACTTGAGTTACATATTGCTACATTTTCCTGATGTTTGCTTCAGTAGCTGAATAGCTTCGTCACACCAGTTCAAGAAGTAGGGGCGGGTTTATCAATATCCCGGTGAACCGAAGAGGCAGAGGGGAAGGGGTACAAGCTCTGTCTGTGTCTTTCCCCCTGCTCCGGTGCTCCGGTGCTCCGGTGCTTTTAAGGTAATGCCCCGGCGGGAGTTAAGCCGAGTTTAGATAACAAGCGATCAATGTCAAAATGCTTAGTCATCAACTGGCGAATGCACTGAACCTTAATCGGTTCGTGTACCCGGACTTGACCAAAAGTCCGCTCAATAATTTCCACAGTAGTGAGAGTATCTAGATCAACCGATAGAATGGGGATTTCTAGCTCTTCGGCACGGGTGAGAATAAAGGCGGGTGGTGGTAGTTGTCCGGTTAAAATCAGGCATTGTGTAGACGTTTCTAGGGCGGCTTGTTGAATTTCCACGCGATCGCCTCCGGTGACTACTGCCATATTTCGGCGTTTGCGGAAATACTTCACAGCCGAATTGACATTCATCGCCCCAATTGCCAAACTTTCCACCATCAAATCCAGGCGATCGTGACGACAGAGAACCTCAGCATTTAACTGGGTTACTAATTTACCAACACTAACACTGCGTAGCAAGTCACTTTTGGGCAATGTTGCTAATACGGGAATGCCTTGCTTTTCTAAAAACGGACATAATTGAGCGTCAACTATTTCTAATTGTTCGGTAGGGATATCATTAATCACAACTCCCACCAAGCGATCGCCCACAAGCTGTTTAGCAGACAATAACGTCTCAGCAGAAAGCAGCGAATTATAACGAGCTACCAATAGCACAACCGCATCTAATGCTTGAGCCACTTGTAACAAAGATAAATCAAACAGATTGCCTTGTGTCAAATCACCAGGCCCCTCTAGCAACACTAAATCTCCTTGGGAAATTTGCAAATATTGCTGTTTTAAGAGCTGCCGATAATCGGTTTTGTCTTCGCCGCGCAAGCGTTTTTGGACATTAACCTCATCCAAAGCCAGCATTGTGGCAGCAACACGGCTTGTCGGCAAGCTCAGACTATGGGCAATAAACTGGACATCTTCCTCAACTACGGTTCCGCCAGATTCACTAAAACAAGTGCCTAGCGGTTTAGCGTAGGCAATATCTAGTCCTTTTTGCTGTAGCTGATAAGACAAACCCAAAACTGTTGCAGATTTACCACTATAAGTTTCGGTTGAGCCAATCAGCAAACATTTAGCAGATTTTGGCACAAATGCACTCCTAATTGCAAAAGGAAGTAGAACTAAGCTAGGTGTTTTCTAATTTTAGTTGGTTCCGGCAACAGGCTGGAGTGCTGACAAAGTGCAGTTTCCCCGAATGTACTTTTTTTGGGTATATTTTGAATTTTCCAATTTCGTATTTCCACATAAAAATATGATTAATATTTTCGGATCTCAATATCTGGAGTTTAGACTAAGGGACAGAAAACCACCCAGCAGCGCTGAGTTGAAAAGAAACAGACTTTAGGGTTCAAAGCCAGATGAGGTAAGGATTTCAGGCGTAAAATTTTCAATGTTCAAAAAAACACCTACTGGTTGACGCGGAATGAACCAAAAATCCCTACTTCCAACCATAGCAAAAACAGCACTTAAAGAATTAGAAGAAGCAGGTCAATTAGATGGTTTAAATACCTTGGGAATTTTTCGGCATATCGTCTTACCTCTAGCCAAACCCGCCCTCGCAGCCCAAGCTGTTTTCGTCTTCATGAGTAGTTGGAATAATTTTCTACTCCCCATCGTTATTCTCTTTGACCCAGAAATGTTTACCCTACCTTTGGGCTTGAACAGCTTCAAAGGGCAATATATCAGCTATTGGAATTATATTATGGCTGCTTCCATGATATTTACCTTGCCAGCTTTAGGCATTTATGCCTTTTTTAACCGCTACTTTATTCAAGGTGCGACATTCACCGGAGGCAAAGGTTGAATTGTCTCATTCAAATATTACATAATATTAAGTCTATATTGACGTATTAGCCATTGATACCCACTTCAACTATCACCATATTTTGGGCGACAAATTGCACTCTGAACGTGATATTGGTATTACAGTGACTCAATCTCTATCTGTTGTGTTAATCACTATTATGGGTTTTGCAAACCGACTGAGCGCAGAGATAGCAGCAAACTACAGCAACATGGAGATTGGGCATCGCTTTATTAGCTATGTTGAGCGTCAAAAATTTTAAGGGGAATCATGTTTAGAAGACTAATTGGCGTTGTTGTTGCTACCCTTTTGCTGACATTTCAGTTAGTTGTCGGTAGCGCGACAGCATTAGAACTGGACGAAGCAATCAGAACAGTGCCGTTAAATGACCAAGGTGATACTGTTGTACTCAGCCTTAAACAAGTAAAAGAAGGTAAACGCTTATTTCAATTTGCTTGCGCCCAGTGTCATGCTGGGGGTGTTACCAAAACTAACCAAAACGTGGGACTAGAACCAGAAACTCTGGCACTAGCATCACCAAACCGCAATAATATTGAAGGATTGGTGGACTACATGAAAAATCCTACTACCTATGATGGTGAAATGGAAATTTCTGAAATACACCCCAGCCTCAAGAGTGCAGATATTTTCACAGAAATGAGAATTTTCACAGAAGATGACTTAGTAGCGACTGCTGGTCATATTCTTCTCCAACCAAAAATAGTTGGCGACAAGTGGGGTGGTGGTAAAATTTATTACTAAACTCTAGATAGATAACTCATTCCTGGGTACTGAGTACACACAACTTTTGTAGGGTGCGTTGTGCTACGCGACAGCACACCCTACCCAAAACCTTGATTTGGGAATGGGGTGTATACCGTAGCTCTTTGTAGAAAAAAGGTTTCCCGTGGTGTTTATAGTAGGGATAGTCGATAAAATGTCCCTATTTCACCATTTTTAACCCATCTTCTCAAAATATGACATTTTAACCCTGAACTATTCGGTGTGATGTAGCCTCGTAATCATCGTCCATTGCACAAGAAAAACTGATGATTTAGCCGAAATCATAAAAAAAAAATTTTATCTACGACAGATTGTCATATTTTGGCGTTGATTGTATTTAAAATGGTAAAGGTGAAATAGAAACTATAGTTAGGAGACAGCCATGAAATTGTTTGCTGCAAGCTGGCGACGTTTGACTTTATCGGTGTTGACAGTCCTTTTAGTTGTTAGTAGCTTTGTCGTTTTCACACCCAGCGCTTCAGCTGAAACCTTCCAGGTAAAACTGGGTACTGACAAAGGACTGCTGGCCTTTGAACCTAAAAAATTGACAGTTAAACCAGGTGACACAATTGAGTGGGTTAACAACAAAGTTCCTCCCCATAACGTTGTGTTTGATAAGGCGCTAAACCCCGCTAAGAGTGCTGATTTGGCAAAAAGTCTGTCTCACAAGCAATTGCTGATGAGTCCTGGTCAAAAACAAACCACCACAATTCCCGCAGACGCACCTGCTGGTGAATACACCTTCTATTGCGAGCCTCACCGTGGTGCTGGTATGGTTGGTAAATTAATTGTCGAAGGTTAGAAGTTGCTTTTTTAAGTTTTTCTGCGAATTAGCGAAAACTAGCAAGTTACACCCATAAAATGGGATAAATAGCGGTAATGAGTTTTATTCCCGGCGAGAACGTTGGAAGTTTTTGGCGATAGAGAAATAAACTTGTTACCGCTAATTTTAATTAACATTCAAATTTTCCCATCACATTGATTCTATTTGAGAAACTTTTTTTTCTAATTCATTAACTTGTTGCTTCAATTCCACCACTAATGTAGCCAAACGCTTCAGCTTTTGTTCTTGCGGTGATAAGTTACGTTCAGCATCAGTTGACTGCGGTCGGGTAAGTGATATTCTGGGTAATGGAGTTTTACCCATTTGATTTAACTGAGACTCTACTCGCCTTAAGCGCGACTCTACACGATTGAAATCAGCTTCTAAATTATTAAATCTAGACTCTATTTGTTGTGATGAAACTGGTTGAGACAATAAGCCCAACCAAACGATAATTACCACAACTCCAGCTAAAATTAATCTGCGAAACATTTCATTGACTCCTGCGGTGGAGGTGGGAGGTGGGAAATGATTATTTTATCTTGTGGTATTTTCCCTGTCTCCATGTCCTCCTTTCGCTAAAAATTGTAGGGTGGGTTAGCGACAGCGTAACCCACCATTACTCACCATTACCCTCTAGGGAATTAGCAACAGCGTAACTCACCATTACCCTCTAGGGAATTAGCAACAGCGTAACTCACCATTACCCTTAAATTTATGGTGGGTTACGGACTAACGTCCTAACCCACCCTACATATAGATTTTTTTATTTAAAAGATGCTGATTCATCCGGTTGTAAGTTAGAAAATAGTTGCTGCCAATTGATATAATGAGCAATATTTTCACCTGATTTCACTTCTAAGGTGATATTATGAGCATGGGATTGTTGGAGCGATCGCACACACAATTCAGCTACATCATCGCGGCTAATTTTGCCCCTAATATTATCACCTTGCTCAAAGATTAATTCCTTACCACCAGCTTCCTCAGTTAAAGCACAAGGTCTAATAATTGTATAAGGAATCCCACTGGCTCTTACACTATCTTCCCCTTTCAACTTCCAAGTTAAGATTCCTCCCAACTGGTCATTTAATCTCACTGCTGGCGGTTCTTCATCTAAATTAATCCCAGGTCTTCCAGGACGAGTTACCCCGGCGGAACTAATAAGGACAAACTGCGGAAAACTCTCCCCACCATAAGCCTTAATTGACTCTATTTGTAAAGC
The window above is part of the Nodularia spumigena CCY9414 genome. Proteins encoded here:
- the petE gene encoding plastocyanin, translating into MKLFAASWRRLTLSVLTVLLVVSSFVVFTPSASAETFQVKLGTDKGLLAFEPKKLTVKPGDTIEWVNNKVPPHNVVFDKALNPAKSADLAKSLSHKQLLMSPGQKQTTTIPADAPAGEYTFYCEPHRGAGMVGKLIVEG
- a CDS encoding phosphotransacetylase family protein, giving the protein MPKSAKCLLIGSTETYSGKSATVLGLSYQLQQKGLDIAYAKPLGTCFSESGGTVVEEDVQFIAHSLSLPTSRVAATMLALDEVNVQKRLRGEDKTDYRQLLKQQYLQISQGDLVLLEGPGDLTQGNLFDLSLLQVAQALDAVVLLVARYNSLLSAETLLSAKQLVGDRLVGVVINDIPTEQLEIVDAQLCPFLEKQGIPVLATLPKSDLLRSVSVGKLVTQLNAEVLCRHDRLDLMVESLAIGAMNVNSAVKYFRKRRNMAVVTGGDRVEIQQAALETSTQCLILTGQLPPPAFILTRAEELEIPILSVDLDTLTTVEIIERTFGQVRVHEPIKVQCIRQLMTKHFDIDRLLSKLGLTPAGALP
- a CDS encoding tetratricopeptide repeat protein gives rise to the protein MNSHSFLASGNQQNNQYNFVSNSNFYANKQENNGSGGSALGDDYLRSCALSSARQGNYTEAIALLTQLIDRRPQNSVNYNNRGLIYFQSGEMPKALGDYNTALQLNPNLASAYNNRANYHAACEEFAAALADYDRAIDLNPSYVRARINRGITLRDLAQYEEAIENFEVTMLFGQLEGHIWAERGRTYHLWGDWNCAIADYRRALTQLPQLDRKKDISGYRLRLQIQNWLNELLFPENLD
- a CDS encoding MAPEG family protein — protein: MLSQLPVSVILLYSIAAAAVLIYLPFLLVAYARVQIGFEALATPRAKFDKLPPYAQRATWAHQNSFEAFMLFATAALMAYVTGVDSSTATVAAIAFVVARLLYSIFYILNIPLLRSLMFAIGSLGCATLITLSIIQAS
- a CDS encoding glutathione S-transferase family protein — encoded protein: MLKLYGGARSRASIVQWYLEELGVSYEFVMLDMQAGEHKQPEYLKINPMAKVPAIVDGDFHLWESGAILLYLADKYGKTPLSPEARGIFSQWVLFGNSTLATGIFVEANREREMPRLLTPLNEIFERQSFLLGEEFTVADVAVGSILAYIPIMLKLDLSDYPGVLNYIKRMSERPAFQKSIGGQP
- a CDS encoding YajQ family cyclic di-GMP-binding protein, with protein sequence MASTYSFDIVSDFDRQELVNTIDQVVRDIKGRYDLKDTQTTLELKEESINVSTDSEFTLDSVHTILREKAAKRNLSQKIFEFGKVESASGNRVRQEITLKKGISQEIAKQISKLIRDEFKKVQASIQGDAVRVSAKAKDDLQDVMQRVKQEDFPVALQFTNYR
- the psbV gene encoding photosystem II cytochrome c-550, which produces MFRRLIGVVVATLLLTFQLVVGSATALELDEAIRTVPLNDQGDTVVLSLKQVKEGKRLFQFACAQCHAGGVTKTNQNVGLEPETLALASPNRNNIEGLVDYMKNPTTYDGEMEISEIHPSLKSADIFTEMRIFTEDDLVATAGHILLQPKIVGDKWGGGKIYY